In one Mesorhizobium australicum genomic region, the following are encoded:
- a CDS encoding NlpC/P60 family protein, with protein sequence MEASLRRDLIVAAARRWIDTPYVHGQSAWMAGCDCLGLVRGVWRDLYGSEPELPPVYTADWAEIGGREDLLSAARRNLAEIPLAEAAAGSVLLFRWRPGLPAKHCGILSAPGRMIHAYDRRRVHEIALPAGWRRRIAAAFDFPGAN encoded by the coding sequence ATGGAGGCCTCTTTGCGACGTGACCTTATCGTCGCCGCGGCGCGGCGCTGGATCGACACGCCCTATGTGCACGGCCAGTCGGCCTGGATGGCGGGGTGCGACTGCCTCGGGCTGGTGCGCGGCGTCTGGCGCGACCTCTATGGCAGCGAGCCGGAGCTGCCGCCGGTCTATACCGCGGACTGGGCCGAGATCGGCGGCCGGGAAGACCTGCTGTCGGCCGCGCGGCGCAACCTCGCCGAGATCCCGCTCGCCGAAGCTGCCGCGGGATCGGTTCTGCTCTTCCGCTGGCGGCCAGGCCTTCCTGCCAAGCACTGCGGCATCCTGTCGGCGCCCGGCCGAATGATCCATGCCTATGACAGGCGCCGCGTCCACGAGATCGCGCTGCCGGCCGGCTGGCGGCGCAGGATCGCCGCCGCCTTCGACTTCCCGGGGGCGAACTGA